In Primulina eburnea isolate SZY01 chromosome 3, ASM2296580v1, whole genome shotgun sequence, one DNA window encodes the following:
- the LOC140827827 gene encoding histone-lysine N-methyltransferase family member SUVH2-like, giving the protein MGSNSMVQFRDLNLCPDPPAAEIVPKIEPKLEPLDEPLTPAPPPPPLSTPPPQSPSATSDVLSEFSRISELFRSAFAQRPGENGDGSVLPESDPDALALVPVSEPEPHLWNDMVPATRKNDQRSAELVRITDMKPEDQRYYRGLIRKTRMLYDSLRVFAVVEDEKHKNADNGLVQHRRTRADLKAAALMRKRRLWLNRDKRIVGVIPGVMIGDVFYFRMELCVVGLHGQTQAGIDYVPASYCSNGEPIATSVIVSGGYEDDEDSGDVVIYTGHGGQDKNGKQVMHQKLECGNLALERSMNYGIEVRVIRGLKYGGCVNGKVYVYDGLYRIVETWFEVGKSGFGVFKFKLVRIENQVEMGSNVMKFAYSLRNKPLDVRPKGYLTLDLSKNKENFPVFFFNDIDGHRDPLHFEYITTTIFPSYVYNCGSKTGCKCVGACLNDCFCAMKNGGEFAYDMHGVLVRGKPLIFECGPNCGCPPSCQNRVSQKGLKNRFEVFRSRETGWGVRSLDVIQAGSFICEYAGVVLTREQVQLFTMNGDSLIHPSRYADRWTEWGDLSQVFSDYVRPEYPTVPPLDFAMDVSRMRNLACYMSHSSCPNVMVQLVLYDHNNVSFPHLMLFALENIPPMRELSLDYGVADEYMGKLAICI; this is encoded by the coding sequence atgGGTTCGAATTCTATGGTTCAATTTCGAGATTTGAACCTCTGTCCAGATCCTCCAGCTGCTGAAATTGTGCCCAAAATTGAACCAAAGCTTGAACCTCTGGATGAACCATTAACGCCagctcctcctcctccaccccTTTCCACTCCACCTCCCCAGTCTCCTTCCGCCACCTCCGACGTGTTATCTGAATTTTCCCGCATTTCTGAGCTGTTCCGTTCTGCCTTCGCACAACGCCCAGGCGAAAATGGAGACGGTTCAGTCCTACCCGAATCCGATCCAGATGCGCTGGCGCTGGTCCCAGTTTCCGAACCAGAACCCCACCTCTGGAACGATATGGTTCCTGCAACCCGTAAGAATGATCAGCGCTCTGCTGAACTCGTTCGAATCACCGATATGAAACCCGAAGATCAGCGGTACTATCGCGGCTTAATTCGAAAAACCCGGATGCTGTACGATTCGTTGCGGGTGTTTGCTGTGGTTGAAGATGAAAAGCATAAGAATGCTGATAATGGGCTCGTTCAGCATAGGCGGACGAGGGCAGACTTGAAAGCTGCGGCATTGATGCGAAAGCGAAGATTGTGGCTGAATCGCGATAAACGGATAGTGGGTGTTATACCTGGAGTGATGATTGgggatgtattttattttaggaTGGAATTGTGTGTTGTGGGATTGCACGGGCAGACACAGGCTGGGATTGATTATGTGCCAGCTAGCTATTGCTCGAATGGGGAGCCTATTGCAACTAGTGTTATTGTTTCGGGAGGTTACGAGGATGATGAAGATTCTGGGGATGTTGTAATATACACGGGCCATGGTGGACAGGACAAGAATGGGAAGCAGGTTATGCATCAAAAATTAGAATGTGGGAATTTAGCACTGGAGAGGAGCATGAACTATGGAATTGAGGTAAGGGTTATCCGAGGGTTGAAGTACGGAGGTTGTGTTAATGGTAAAGTTTATGTCTATGATGGTTTGTATAGAATTGTGGAGACTTGGTTCGAGGTGGGGAAGTCAGGGTTTGGTGTTTTTAAGTTCAAGCTAGTTAGGATTGAGAATCAGGTGGAAATGGGAAGTAACGTGATGAAGTTTGCATATAGTTTGAGGAATAAGCCATTGGATGTGCGGCCTAAGGGTTATTTGACACTGGATTTGTCGAAGAACAAGGAGAATTTTCCGGTGTTTTTCTTTAATGATATTGATGGGCACCGTGACCCTCTACATTTTGAATATATTACCACAACGATTTTCCCTTCATATGTATATAATTGTGGTAGTAAGACTGGATGTAAATGCGTTGGGGCATGTTTGAATGATTGCTTTTGTGCAATGAAAAATGGAGGCGAGTTTGCATATGATATGCATGGGGTTCTAGTGAGGGGAAAACCATTGATTTTTGAGTGTGGTCCAAATTGTGGCTGTCCCCCCAGTTGCCAGAATCGTGTGAGCCAGAAGGGTCTTAAGAATCGATTTGAAGTTTTTAGGTCGAGGGAGACTGGTTGGGGTGTTAGATCGTTGGACGTGATTCAAGCTGGCTCCTTTATTTGTGAGTATGCTGGAGTTGTTCTCACTCGTGAGCAAGTTCAGCTTTTCACTATGAACGGTGATAGCTTAATTCATCCGAGTCGCTATGCTGACAGATGGACTGAATGGGGTGATTTATCACAAGTATTTTCCGACTATGTTCGTCCAGAATATCCAACAGTTCCTCCTTTGGATTTTGCCATGGATGTATCAAGAATGAGGA
- the LOC140827826 gene encoding accelerated cell death 11 yields the protein MANEDGAKPLKKMAEAFEELASILNTADPDGEEARIELGTFSRACSLVSPLFRCLGIAFKFAELDYVAKVEDLSEASKSISTLPVMMAGDIEANCVRIAGSHTRNLLRVKRGIDMVKVLFEQIIVTEGNSLKDPASKAYAQVFAPYHGWMIRKAVAAGMYALPTKVQLLKKLNEDETSASIQMKSYVASVAPVISYIDQLFISRELGIDW from the exons ATGGCGAATGAAGATGGAGCCAAACCGCTGAAGAAAATGGCGGAAGCCTTCGAAGAGCTAGCAAGTATTTTAAATACAGCCGACCCAGATGGAGAAGAAGCCAGAATTGAATTGGGGACCTTTTCTCGAGCATGTTCTCTCGTTTCCCCTCTTTTCCGCTGCCTTGGCATCGCATTTAAGTTCGCCGAACTCGATTACGTAGCAAAG GTGGAGGATCTTTCAGAGGCGTCAAAATCAATATCAACTTTACCGGTGATGATGGCTGGTGATATTGAAGCTAATTGTGTAAGGATAGCCGGGAGCCATACGAGGAATCTTCTCAGAGTGAAGCGTGGGATTGACATGGTCAAAGTTTTGTTCGAGCAGATTATTGTTACAGA GGGAAATTCCCTGAAGGATCCCGCCTCAAAAGCTTATGCACAAGTTTTTGCTCCATATCATGGATGGATGATCAGAAAAGCTGTAGCTGCGGGAATGTATGCGCTTCCCACAAAAGTTCAACTTTTGAAGAAGCTCAATGAAGATG AAACATCTGCAAGTATTCAGATGAAGAGCTACGTTGCTTCAGTGGCGCCTGTTATATCGTACATCGATCAGCTCTTCATATCGAGAGAACTAGGCATCGACTGGTGA
- the LOC140827447 gene encoding uncharacterized protein — protein MCHANDTLKEWLAVRMVEPHLNKQQNLGSNVIWRKPLENFLKCNVDAGFDTEKRSFAVGMVVGDFNGSFIIRKTSLHHGTALVKEAEALAIHEALSWIKGMGHDKVIVESDSKTSVDAIH, from the coding sequence ATGTGCCATGCAAATGACACGCTTAAAGAATGGCTAGCAGTGAGAATGGTCGAACCACACCTAAACAAGCAACAGAATTTGGGCTCAAATGTTATCTGGAGGAAGCCTTTGGAGAACTTCCTCAAGTGCAACGTGGATGCGGGATTTGACACCGAAAAAAGATCTTTTGCGGTGGGTATGGTGGTCGGGGACTTCAATGGCTCCTTCATAATACGCAAAACGAGCCTGCACCACGGAACTGCACTGGTAAAGGAAGCAGAAGCTCTTGCAATCCATGAGGCTCTATCTTGGATTAAAGGAATGGGCCATGATAAAGTAATAGTGGAATCGGACTCCAAGACATCAGTAGATGCTATCCATTAA